Proteins co-encoded in one bacterium genomic window:
- a CDS encoding TIGR00725 family protein has protein sequence MQIGVIGESYPSDEGKKLAFEVGEEIAKAGAILICGGLGGIMESACCGAKSQGGLTIGILPGTAKTSANPYIDIPIVTGLDQARNIIIVRSCEAIIAIEGSYGTLSEMAFCLKLNVPLIGLRTWHLERRNHEKPPIIYAQTAKEAVGLGIKFAQSNYLQ, from the coding sequence ATGCAAATTGGAGTTATAGGTGAAAGTTATCCTTCTGATGAGGGTAAAAAATTAGCATTTGAAGTAGGGGAAGAAATTGCGAAGGCAGGGGCGATATTAATTTGTGGTGGATTAGGTGGAATAATGGAATCTGCCTGTTGTGGAGCAAAAAGTCAGGGCGGATTAACTATTGGGATACTACCAGGCACCGCAAAAACCTCTGCCAATCCTTACATTGATATTCCTATTGTTACGGGGTTAGACCAGGCAAGAAATATTATCATTGTCCGGTCTTGTGAAGCAATTATTGCCATTGAGGGAAGCTATGGAACATTATCTGAGATGGCATTTTGTTTAAAATTAAATGTGCCCCTTATTGGACTACGAACCTGGCATTTAGAACGCCGAAATCACGAGAAACCACCTATCATTTACGCCCAAACGGCTAAAGAAGCCGTAGGATTAGGAATTAAATTTGCTCAATCTAACTATCTCCAGTGA